A portion of the Magnetococcales bacterium genome contains these proteins:
- a CDS encoding SIS domain-containing protein has protein sequence MTTCPTHRHDKVDTYFQEYVQALLHGLHLLDQATLSRVCDTLVGLYRRGGKLFVCGNGGSAAISNHLLCDHLKGVRTDTGLLPKVISLSTNLEIITAIANDISYADVFVYQLASLAAPQDVLLTISASGDSENIVRAVQWAREHAVTTMALTGFAGGRSAQLADFNLHIPVANYGIVEDAHQAIMHILAQFIRQWHMNPETVAKRKF, from the coding sequence ATGACAACCTGCCCCACCCACCGCCACGACAAGGTCGATACCTATTTTCAAGAATATGTTCAGGCATTGCTGCACGGTCTGCATCTGCTCGATCAGGCCACCCTGAGCCGCGTCTGTGATACCCTGGTCGGACTTTACCGACGCGGGGGGAAGCTGTTTGTCTGTGGCAACGGCGGCTCTGCGGCCATCTCCAACCATCTGCTTTGTGACCACCTGAAAGGAGTCCGCACCGACACTGGGCTGCTTCCCAAGGTAATCAGCCTGAGCACCAATCTGGAGATCATCACAGCCATTGCCAACGACATCTCCTATGCGGATGTTTTTGTCTACCAGTTGGCTTCCCTGGCTGCGCCGCAGGATGTTTTGCTCACCATAAGCGCTTCGGGCGATTCGGAAAATATTGTTCGGGCGGTGCAGTGGGCGCGGGAGCATGCCGTGACCACCATGGCCTTGACCGGCTTTGCCGGGGGGCGCAGTGCCCAGCTTGCCGATTTCAACCTTCACATCCCGGTCGCAAACTATGGTATTGTCGAGGATGCGCATCAGGCCATTATGCATATTCTGGCGCAATTTATCCGTCAGTGGCACATGAACCCGGAAACCGTGGCCAAGAGAAAGTTTTGA